In Balaenoptera acutorostrata chromosome 19, mBalAcu1.1, whole genome shotgun sequence, the following proteins share a genomic window:
- the ZBTB32 gene encoding zinc finger and BTB domain-containing protein 32 isoform X2: MTAARREVWPQDQRIPLSLNLHKGLWNQNQLASCSPTPGSLPQGPTQLSPGEMEESDQRHTGELATCVGHVGTASHASQQHPPPPPPARSRPYSCSVCGKKFSLKHQMETHYRVHTGEKPFSCSLCPQRSRDFSAMTKHLRTHGAAPYRCPLCQAGCPSLASMQTHMRGHSPSQLPPGWTIRSTFLYSSSSSRPSRASTSPCRPPSSTT, from the exons ATGACTGCAGCCCGGCGGGAGGTCTGGCCTCAGGACCAGAG GATCCCACTGTCCCTGAACCTCCACAAAGGCCTCTGGAACCAGAACCAGTTGGCCTCCTGCAGCCCCACCCCAG GttccctcccccagggccccacACAGCTCAGCCCTGGGGAGATGGAAGAGTCTGATCAGAGGCACACAG GTGAACTTGCAACCTGTGTGGGTCATGTGGGCACAGCAAGCCACGCATCTCAAcaacaccctcccccaccccctcctgctcGGTCTCGGCCCTATTCTTGTTCTGTCTGTGGAAAGAAGTTTTCACTCAAACATCAGATGGAGACGCACTACCGTGTCCACACAG GAGAGAAGCCCTTCTCCTGTAGCCTCTGTCCCCAGCGCTCCCGGGACTTCTCAGCCATGACCAAGCACCTGCGGACGCACGGGGCCGCACCCTACCGCTGCCCTCTGTGCCAGGCCGGCTGCCCCAGCCTGGCCTCCATGCAGACGCACATGCGCGGCCACTCGCCCAGCCAGCTCCCGCCGGGATGGACCATTCGCTCCACCTTCCtctactcctcctcctcctcgagGCCATCTCGGGCCTCGACCTCTCCCTGTAGGCCCCCTTCCTCAACCACCTGA
- the ZBTB32 gene encoding zinc finger and BTB domain-containing protein 32 isoform X1, with protein MPMSPTRLPSPYGSDRLVRLAARLRPALCDTLITVGSQEFPAHSLVLAGVSQQLGRRGHWALVKGISPSTFAQLLHFVYGESLELQPGELGRLEEAARALGVQSLEEACMRARRDTAREEVGPGLKEQQEEPEKPTRDSMRGVGGFGEKQRPQKFVRAGGKEQETLHRHRPPRESPEMAEATLEDQGEQMRPEEKLNQSPVGRRGANGKQEVIMWVRESPGGSEESLREFPGPLPPPGSLQTGITPRPWWAEAPWLGEGQPALWSILLLPPRYGTPFSHSTPMTAARREVWPQDQRIPLSLNLHKGLWNQNQLASCSPTPGSLPQGPTQLSPGEMEESDQRHTGELATCVGHVGTASHASQQHPPPPPPARSRPYSCSVCGKKFSLKHQMETHYRVHTGEKPFSCSLCPQRSRDFSAMTKHLRTHGAAPYRCPLCQAGCPSLASMQTHMRGHSPSQLPPGWTIRSTFLYSSSSSRPSRASTSPCRPPSSTT; from the exons ATGCCCATGTCCCCAACAAGACTGCCTAGTCCCTATGGCTCTGATCGGCTGGTACGGCTAGCAGCCAGGCTCCGGCCAGCACTGTGTGATACCCTGATCACAGTGGGGAGCCAGGAGTTCCCTGCCCACAGCCTGGTGCTGGCAGGTGTGAGCCAGCAACTGGGTCGCAGGGGTCACTGGGCTCTGGTGAAAGGCATCAGCCCTTCCACCTTTGCCCAACTTCTGCACTTTGTTTATGGGGAGAGCCTAGAGCTGCAACCTGGGGAACTGGGGCGCCTTGAGGAGGCAGCCAGAGCATTAGGGGTGCAGTCCCTGGAAGAGGCATGCATGAGGGCTCGAAGAGATACAGCCAGAGAAGAGGTGGGTCCAGGGCTGAAGGAACAACAGGAGGAGCCAGAGAAACCCACAAGGGATTCTATGAGAGGAGTGGGGGGCTTTGGAGAGAAGCAGAGACCACAGAAGTTTGTTAGAGCTGGTGGGAAAGAACAGGAGAcgttgcacaggcacaggccaccaAGAGAGAGCCCTGAGATGGCAGAGGCAACTCTGGAGGATCAAGGGGAGCAGATGAGACCAGAGGAGAAACTCAACCAATCCCCTGTTGGCCGCAGAGGAGCAAATGGGAAGCAAGAAGTGATCATGTGGGTGAGGGAGAGTCCAGGGGGCTCTGAGGAAAGTCTGCGGGAGTTCCCtggcccccttcccccaccaggTTCCCTCCAAACCGGCATCACCCCTAGGCCCTGGTGGGCTGAGGCCCCTTGGTTGGGGGAGGGCCAGCCTGCCCTGTGGAGCATCCTGCTGTTGCCGCCCAGATATGGCACTCCCTTCTCCCATAGCACCCCCATGACTGCAGCCCGGCGGGAGGTCTGGCCTCAGGACCAGAG GATCCCACTGTCCCTGAACCTCCACAAAGGCCTCTGGAACCAGAACCAGTTGGCCTCCTGCAGCCCCACCCCAG GttccctcccccagggccccacACAGCTCAGCCCTGGGGAGATGGAAGAGTCTGATCAGAGGCACACAG GTGAACTTGCAACCTGTGTGGGTCATGTGGGCACAGCAAGCCACGCATCTCAAcaacaccctcccccaccccctcctgctcGGTCTCGGCCCTATTCTTGTTCTGTCTGTGGAAAGAAGTTTTCACTCAAACATCAGATGGAGACGCACTACCGTGTCCACACAG GAGAGAAGCCCTTCTCCTGTAGCCTCTGTCCCCAGCGCTCCCGGGACTTCTCAGCCATGACCAAGCACCTGCGGACGCACGGGGCCGCACCCTACCGCTGCCCTCTGTGCCAGGCCGGCTGCCCCAGCCTGGCCTCCATGCAGACGCACATGCGCGGCCACTCGCCCAGCCAGCTCCCGCCGGGATGGACCATTCGCTCCACCTTCCtctactcctcctcctcctcgagGCCATCTCGGGCCTCGACCTCTCCCTGTAGGCCCCCTTCCTCAACCACCTGA